In Ruminococcus sp. HUN007, a genomic segment contains:
- a CDS encoding Hsp70 family protein: MKIGIDLGTTNTVAGWMNIYGNIEFLEFDDGRTFLPSCVFFDRGKVIVGSEAEVRASEDPSSFVCQSKIYMDDRKKTWEKEGRRYRAEDIAFEILKKVRMTLSERFPDEKKFDAVVTVPAKFGEDQIRRTASALKRAGIGMIEIIKEPVAAALAFNDDSFRPGDTVYVIDFGGGTVDAALVELTGRSGVTGFVVSVADGNRHLGGRDLDRVISSLLLEQLRDCSGQDLTDEEAVFGAARKKTRRVIEEASEKLKKMLYASPSERAVMDLDEVCAVCEKRENCSRGGHFRADIGYDEYLSAADEIYEKLTSLIVSDEVMERKIDHVIFVGGMSADPYLKQFIASTFEGSTFVSASDVCTGDSCLTVIARGAAIKACDENIHIVNKLLNSLGMICTGRNGKYMDPVIPAGTDVDDDFEVRHVYTNTGRFETELRFEVYEYSGDPEDFGNLEYRKAGEFVFNDINPMDTGKQKIETVFRFDSQGVLTVTAEDLNDHNRSIEVSFEI, encoded by the coding sequence ATGAAAATCGGTATAGACCTCGGCACCACCAATACGGTGGCCGGATGGATGAATATATACGGAAATATTGAATTTCTTGAGTTCGATGACGGAAGAACTTTTCTTCCGTCATGTGTGTTTTTTGACAGGGGAAAAGTGATCGTCGGAAGCGAGGCCGAAGTGCGTGCTTCTGAAGATCCCTCATCATTTGTCTGCCAGTCAAAGATATACATGGACGACAGAAAAAAGACCTGGGAAAAGGAAGGCAGAAGATACAGAGCTGAAGATATCGCTTTTGAGATCCTGAAAAAAGTAAGGATGACTCTGTCTGAACGCTTCCCTGATGAAAAGAAATTTGATGCGGTAGTCACTGTTCCTGCCAAATTCGGCGAGGACCAGATACGCCGTACTGCGTCTGCGCTCAAACGTGCAGGCATTGGAATGATAGAAATAATCAAAGAACCGGTTGCGGCTGCTCTTGCCTTCAATGACGACAGTTTCAGACCCGGAGACACCGTCTACGTCATAGACTTCGGCGGTGGCACGGTGGATGCTGCCCTTGTTGAGCTTACAGGTAGGAGCGGTGTGACCGGTTTTGTTGTTTCTGTCGCAGACGGAAACCGTCATCTCGGCGGACGTGACCTTGACAGAGTCATTTCCTCGCTTCTTCTCGAACAGCTGAGAGACTGCTCTGGCCAGGATCTGACCGATGAGGAGGCCGTTTTCGGTGCGGCAAGAAAAAAAACAAGAAGAGTGATAGAGGAAGCATCTGAAAAGCTTAAAAAGATGCTGTACGCCTCCCCTTCAGAAAGGGCGGTAATGGATCTTGATGAGGTCTGTGCTGTCTGTGAAAAAAGAGAAAACTGCAGCCGCGGAGGACATTTCCGTGCAGATATAGGCTATGATGAATATCTTTCGGCGGCTGATGAGATATACGAGAAACTTACTTCGCTGATCGTATCCGATGAGGTAATGGAGCGAAAGATCGATCATGTTATATTTGTCGGCGGTATGAGCGCAGACCCGTACCTTAAGCAGTTTATCGCATCCACTTTTGAGGGCAGTACTTTTGTATCTGCCTCTGATGTATGCACGGGTGACAGCTGCCTTACAGTGATTGCAAGGGGCGCAGCCATAAAGGCGTGCGATGAGAATATCCACATTGTAAACAAGCTCTTGAATTCGCTGGGAATGATCTGCACCGGCAGAAACGGAAAGTACATGGATCCGGTCATTCCGGCGGGAACTGACGTTGACGATGATTTTGAGGTAAGACATGTTTACACCAATACAGGAAGATTTGAAACCGAGCTCAGGTTTGAGGTCTATGAGTACAGCGGCGATCCGGAGGACTTCGGCAATCTCGAATACAGGAAGGCCGGAGAGTTTGTATTCAATGATATAAATCCGATGGATACCGGTAAGCAGAAGATAGAAACGGTATTCCGCTTCGACAGTCAGGGCGTGCTTACGGTAACTGCTGAGGATCTTAACGATCATAACAGGAGTATTGAGGTAAGTTTTGAGATTTAG